In Fusobacterium hwasookii, a single window of DNA contains:
- the rnmV gene encoding ribonuclease M5, producing MKKKIKEVIVVEGKDDISAVKNAVDAEVFQVNGHAVRKNKSIELLKLAYENKGLIILTDPDYAGEEIRKYLCKHFPNAKNAYISRISGTKDGDIGVENASPEDIITALEKARFSLDNSENIFNLDLMIDYNLIGKDNSADLRALLGAELGIGYSNGKQFMAKLNRYGISLEEFKKAYEKINMK from the coding sequence ATGAAAAAGAAAATAAAAGAAGTTATTGTTGTTGAAGGAAAAGATGATATTTCAGCAGTTAAGAATGCTGTTGATGCAGAAGTTTTTCAAGTCAATGGACATGCTGTCAGAAAAAATAAAAGTATAGAATTATTAAAACTTGCATATGAAAATAAGGGCCTTATAATTTTAACAGACCCTGATTATGCAGGTGAAGAGATAAGAAAATACTTATGCAAACATTTTCCTAATGCAAAAAATGCCTATATTTCTCGTATAAGTGGAACAAAAGATGGAGATATTGGAGTTGAAAATGCCTCTCCTGAAGATATTATCACTGCACTTGAAAAGGCAAGATTTAGTTTAGATAATTCAGAGAATATTTTTAATTTAGATTTAATGATAGATTATAACTTGATTGGAAAAGATAATTCAGCTGATTTGAGAGCTTTACTTGGTGCAGAACTAGGTATTGGCTATTCAAATGGAAAACAATTCATGGCTAAACTAAATAGATATGGAATAAGTCTTGAAGAATTTAAAAAGGCTTATGAGAAAATTAATATGAAATAA
- a CDS encoding DUF4291 domain-containing protein, producing MKYEEQERKIYAKYDDKTIRVYQAYNNVIAGEAIKLGTFGEHFSLTRMTWIKPSFLWMMYRCGWAEKENQERVLAIDIKREAFDEIVKNSVISSYKPNLCITEDEWKEEVKNSLVRCQWDPERDIYGKPIGRRSIQLGIRGEAVVKYVNEWIVKITDITDEVKRIKQSIDNGTFKESFLPEEKEYIVK from the coding sequence ATGAAATACGAAGAACAAGAAAGAAAAATTTATGCAAAATATGATGATAAAACAATAAGAGTTTATCAAGCATATAACAATGTAATTGCTGGCGAAGCAATAAAACTAGGAACATTTGGAGAACATTTTAGCTTAACAAGAATGACTTGGATAAAGCCCTCATTCCTATGGATGATGTATAGATGTGGTTGGGCAGAAAAAGAAAATCAAGAAAGAGTTTTAGCTATTGATATTAAAAGAGAAGCCTTTGATGAAATAGTTAAAAATTCTGTAATATCATCGTATAAACCTAATTTATGTATAACAGAAGATGAATGGAAAGAAGAAGTTAAAAACTCCTTAGTTAGATGTCAATGGGATCCTGAAAGAGATATCTATGGAAAACCAATAGGTAGAAGGTCAATACAACTTGGAATAAGAGGAGAGGCTGTTGTAAAATATGTAAATGAATGGATAGTAAAAATAACAGATATAACTGATGAAGTTAAAAGAATTAAACAAAGTATTGATAATGGAACTTTTAAAGAAAGTTTCTTGCCAGAAGAAAAAGAATACATAGTTAAATAA
- a CDS encoding DUF3290 domain-containing protein, producing the protein MRFYSYNYLLEQIAKFDWWGAALTIFLIICLIITMYKYHQGQKETKFRELAIILGLGIVIVICIKISQYRVTQVNDNQYRRAIRFIEEVAEDLNTDKENIYINTSASIDGALVRVGTLYYRVISGDNGENYLLEKIDLYNPKIEIIEVKK; encoded by the coding sequence ATGAGATTTTATTCCTATAATTATCTACTTGAACAAATTGCTAAATTTGACTGGTGGGGTGCTGCACTTACAATATTTTTAATAATTTGTCTTATTATTACAATGTATAAATATCACCAAGGGCAAAAAGAAACAAAATTTAGGGAGCTTGCTATTATTTTAGGACTTGGAATTGTTATTGTGATATGTATAAAAATAAGTCAATATCGTGTTACTCAGGTAAATGATAACCAATATAGACGGGCTATTCGTTTCATTGAAGAAGTTGCTGAAGATTTAAATACAGATAAAGAAAATATCTATATCAACACTTCTGCTTCAATAGATGGAGCACTAGTAAGAGTTGGTACTCTTTATTATAGGGTTATCAGTGGGGATAATGGAGAAAATTATCTTTTAGAAAAAATTGACTTATACAATCCAAAAATTGAAATAATAGAGGTGAAAAAATAA
- a CDS encoding DUF421 domain-containing protein: MELSYLNVAIKLIMGLLSLVLVINISGKGNLAPSSAIDQVLNYTLGGIVGAVIYNPSISIFQYFIILMIWATTVLTLKWLKTNSVLFKSILNEQPIILINKGILDVEACRRMGLTANDIAFKLRTNGVYSVRKVKRAVLEQNGQLIIVLQDEENPKYPIITDGTVQTNILEIIDKDMNWLQEQLKEIGYENISDIFLAEYDNGKITIITY, translated from the coding sequence ATGGAATTATCTTATTTAAATGTTGCTATTAAATTAATTATGGGACTTTTATCATTAGTTTTAGTTATAAATATATCAGGAAAAGGAAATCTTGCACCTTCATCTGCTATAGATCAAGTTTTAAACTATACTCTAGGAGGTATTGTTGGTGCAGTTATTTACAATCCATCAATAAGTATTTTTCAATATTTCATAATTCTTATGATATGGGCTACAACAGTTTTGACTTTAAAATGGCTAAAAACAAATAGTGTCTTATTCAAAAGTATTTTAAATGAGCAACCTATTATTCTTATAAATAAAGGTATTCTTGATGTTGAAGCTTGTCGTAGAATGGGTTTAACTGCAAATGATATAGCTTTTAAACTTCGTACTAATGGAGTGTATAGTGTGAGAAAAGTTAAAAGAGCTGTACTTGAACAAAATGGACAACTGATAATAGTTTTACAAGATGAAGAAAATCCAAAATATCCAATTATAACAGATGGAACTGTACAAACAAATATACTTGAAATTATTGATAAAGATATGAATTGGTTACAAGAACAATTAAAAGAAATAGGCTATGAAAATATTTCTGATATTTTTTTAGCAGAATATGATAATGGAAAAATAACTATTATCACTTATTAA
- a CDS encoding Fic family protein → MRRIMEKLPFEYMEDILVRMAHHSTAIEGNTLTLAETISILIHNFIPRDMSEREYYEVKNYRKAFNTLLEADRKITTELIKKYNKDIMENLHDLNGKFKTTQNLILGAEFEPTKPYLVPFEIEDWYNNLSYRLDNAKTNEEKVEIIMDQHIKFEKIHPFNDGNGRTGRLLIIHSCLKEDLEPIIIPKEEKGKYINLLASENLKELTKWALQLQEKERDRIEKFSNKER, encoded by the coding sequence ATGAGACGAATTATGGAAAAGTTACCCTTTGAGTATATGGAGGATATATTAGTTAGAATGGCACATCATTCAACTGCTATTGAAGGAAATACTCTAACACTAGCTGAAACTATTTCTATATTAATTCATAATTTCATACCAAGAGATATGTCTGAAAGAGAATATTATGAAGTTAAGAATTATAGAAAAGCTTTTAATACACTTTTGGAAGCTGATAGAAAAATAACAACAGAACTGATAAAAAAATATAATAAAGATATCATGGAAAACTTACATGATTTGAATGGAAAATTTAAAACTACTCAAAACTTAATTCTTGGTGCAGAATTTGAACCAACAAAGCCTTATTTAGTTCCTTTTGAAATAGAGGATTGGTACAATAATCTTAGTTATAGATTAGATAATGCTAAAACTAATGAAGAAAAAGTTGAGATAATAATGGATCAACATATTAAATTTGAAAAAATACACCCTTTTAATGATGGAAATGGAAGAACAGGAAGACTTTTAATAATTCATAGTTGTTTGAAAGAAGATCTAGAGCCTATTATTATTCCAAAAGAAGAAAAAGGAAAATATATAAATTTACTTGCTAGTGAAAATCTAAAAGAACTTACTAAATGGGCATTACAACTACAAGAAAAAGAAAGAGATAGAATAGAAAAATTTTCTAATAAAGAAAGGTAA
- the ilvD gene encoding dihydroxy-acid dehydratase: MSRSNNLKDGAARAPHRSLLKGLGFISEEMDRPIIGIANSFNEIIPGHVHLQTLVQAVKDGIRNAGGVPMEFNTIGICDGLAMNHIGMKYSLVTRQLIADSVEAVAMATPFDAIVFIPNCDKVVPGMLMAAARLNIPSIFISGGAMLAGVYKGKKVGLSNVFEAVGQYEAGLITRKELNTVEDLACPTCGSCAGMYTANTMNCLTEALGMGLPGNGTVPAVFSERLRLAKKAGMQILEVLKADLRPSDIMTKKAFENAVAVDMALGGSSNTALHLPAIAHEAGVDLTLDDFNDIAKKTPQLCKLSPSGEYFIEDLYRAGGVTGVMKRLYENGGLHGDEKTVALRTQGELAKEAYINDDDVIKPWDKPAYTTGGIAVLKGNLAEDGCVVKEGAVDKEMLVHTGPAKVFNSEEDTIKAMREKKIVAGDVVVIRYEGPKGGPGMREMLAPTATIAGMGLEKDVALITDGRFSGATRGASIGHVSPEAAAGGTIAIVQDGDIIEIDIPNRKINVKLSDEEIARRKAELKPYEPNVKGYLKRYAAHVSSAASGAIYVE, encoded by the coding sequence ATGTCAAGAAGTAATAATCTAAAAGATGGAGCAGCAAGAGCACCCCATCGTTCTCTGTTAAAAGGTCTAGGTTTTATATCAGAAGAAATGGATAGACCAATAATTGGAATTGCTAACTCATTTAATGAAATAATTCCAGGGCATGTACACCTACAAACATTAGTACAAGCTGTAAAAGATGGAATTAGAAATGCAGGTGGAGTTCCTATGGAATTCAATACAATAGGAATTTGTGATGGACTTGCAATGAATCATATAGGAATGAAATACTCATTAGTAACAAGACAACTAATAGCAGACTCTGTTGAGGCAGTTGCAATGGCAACACCTTTTGATGCAATAGTATTTATTCCAAACTGTGATAAAGTTGTTCCTGGAATGTTAATGGCAGCTGCAAGATTAAATATACCTTCTATCTTTATAAGTGGGGGAGCTATGCTTGCAGGAGTATATAAAGGTAAAAAAGTTGGATTAAGTAATGTTTTTGAAGCAGTTGGACAATATGAAGCAGGACTTATTACAAGAAAAGAATTAAATACAGTTGAAGATTTAGCTTGTCCTACTTGTGGATCTTGTGCAGGAATGTACACTGCAAACACTATGAACTGTTTAACAGAAGCATTAGGTATGGGGCTTCCAGGAAATGGTACAGTACCTGCTGTATTTTCTGAAAGATTAAGACTTGCTAAGAAAGCTGGTATGCAAATACTTGAAGTTTTAAAAGCTGATTTAAGACCTAGTGATATTATGACAAAAAAAGCTTTTGAAAATGCAGTTGCAGTTGACATGGCCTTAGGTGGTTCATCAAATACTGCCCTACACCTACCAGCAATAGCTCATGAAGCAGGGGTAGATTTAACATTAGATGATTTTAATGATATTGCTAAAAAGACTCCTCAATTATGTAAATTATCTCCTTCTGGTGAATATTTTATAGAAGACTTATACAGAGCTGGTGGAGTTACAGGTGTTATGAAAAGACTTTATGAAAATGGTGGACTACATGGAGATGAAAAAACTGTTGCACTAAGAACACAAGGTGAACTTGCAAAAGAAGCTTATATAAATGATGATGATGTTATAAAACCTTGGGATAAACCAGCTTATACAACAGGTGGAATTGCAGTTTTAAAAGGAAATCTTGCAGAAGATGGTTGTGTTGTAAAAGAAGGAGCAGTTGATAAAGAAATGCTTGTTCACACTGGACCTGCAAAAGTCTTTAATAGTGAAGAAGATACTATAAAGGCTATGAGAGAAAAGAAAATAGTTGCAGGTGATGTAGTGGTTATTAGATATGAAGGACCAAAAGGTGGACCTGGAATGAGAGAAATGCTTGCACCTACTGCTACAATAGCTGGTATGGGATTAGAAAAAGATGTTGCCCTTATAACTGATGGAAGATTCTCAGGAGCAACAAGAGGAGCATCTATTGGGCATGTGTCACCTGAAGCTGCTGCTGGTGGAACAATAGCAATAGTTCAAGATGGAGATATTATTGAAATAGATATTCCAAATAGAAAAATAAATGTAAAACTTTCTGATGAAGAAATAGCAAGAAGAAAAGCAGAATTAAAACCTTATGAGCCTAATGTTAAAGGATATCTAAAAAGATATGCAGCACATGTTTCATCAGCTGCCTCTGGGGCAATATATGTAGAATAA
- the ilvA gene encoding threonine ammonia-lyase — protein MHKLYDFIEARERLGTVIVKTKLIHSPVFSEESGNEVYLKPENLQKTGSFKIRGGYNKIAKLSDEEKKKGVIASSAGNHAQGVAYAAKKLGIKAVIVMPQHTPLIKVEATRRYGAEVVLHGEVYDDAYKKALELQKENGYIFVHPFNDEEVLEGQGTIALEILDELPNADIILVPLGGGGLVSGIACAAKLKNPQIKVIGVEPEGAASALAALQKGEVVELKEANTIADGTAVKRIGETNFEYIKKYVDDIITVSDYELMEAFLLLVEKHKIVAENSGILPVAAAKKLNVKGKKIVAIVSGGNIDVLTISSMINKGLIMRGRIFTFSVQLTDKPGELLKVSEILSKQNANVIKLEHNQFKNLSRFKDVELQVTVETNGEEHIHKIIEIFKEEGYEIERLNSQM, from the coding sequence ATGCACAAACTTTATGATTTTATCGAAGCAAGAGAAAGACTGGGAACAGTAATTGTTAAAACAAAATTAATTCATAGTCCTGTATTCTCTGAGGAATCAGGAAATGAAGTATATCTAAAACCAGAAAATTTACAAAAAACTGGTTCATTCAAAATAAGAGGAGGATATAACAAAATTGCAAAGCTCTCTGATGAAGAAAAGAAAAAAGGAGTTATAGCTTCATCTGCTGGAAACCATGCACAAGGTGTTGCTTATGCAGCAAAAAAACTAGGAATTAAGGCAGTAATTGTAATGCCACAACATACACCTTTAATCAAGGTTGAAGCAACTAGAAGATATGGAGCAGAAGTTGTACTCCATGGGGAAGTATATGATGATGCATATAAAAAAGCCTTAGAATTACAAAAAGAAAATGGCTATATCTTTGTACACCCTTTCAATGATGAAGAAGTATTAGAAGGGCAAGGTACTATTGCACTTGAAATATTAGATGAATTACCTAATGCAGATATTATTCTTGTTCCTCTTGGTGGTGGAGGTTTAGTTTCAGGAATTGCCTGTGCTGCTAAATTAAAAAACCCACAGATAAAAGTTATAGGAGTTGAGCCAGAAGGAGCTGCATCTGCACTTGCTGCATTACAAAAGGGAGAAGTTGTTGAACTAAAAGAAGCAAATACAATAGCAGATGGTACGGCTGTTAAGAGAATAGGTGAAACAAACTTTGAATATATTAAAAAATATGTTGATGATATAATAACAGTTTCTGACTATGAACTTATGGAGGCTTTCCTATTACTTGTTGAAAAACATAAAATAGTTGCAGAAAACTCTGGAATATTACCAGTGGCAGCAGCTAAAAAATTAAATGTTAAAGGCAAAAAAATAGTTGCTATTGTAAGTGGTGGTAATATAGATGTTTTAACAATTTCATCTATGATAAATAAAGGTCTTATTATGAGAGGTAGAATCTTTACTTTCTCTGTTCAACTAACAGATAAACCTGGAGAACTATTGAAAGTTTCCGAAATTTTATCAAAACAAAATGCAAATGTTATTAAGTTAGAGCATAATCAATTTAAAAATTTATCAAGATTTAAAGATGTTGAACTACAAGTTACAGTTGAAACAAATGGAGAGGAACATATACATAAAATTATAGAAATTTTTAAAGAAGAAGGATATGAAATAGAGAGATTAAATTCTCAAATGTAA
- the ilvB gene encoding biosynthetic-type acetolactate synthase large subunit: MANEKMIKGARILLECLSRLGINEIFGYPGGAVIPIYDELYNFKEIKHYFARHEQGAVHEADGYARSTGKVGACLATSGPGATNLVTGIMTAHMDSIPLLVITGQVSSSLLGKDAFQESDIVGITVPITKNNYLVQDIKDLPRILKEAYYIASTGRPGPVLVDIPRDIQLQEIPYDEFNKIYENDFTLEGYNPVYEGHKGQIKMAIKMIKDSKKPLIIAGAGILKAHAYEELKEFVEKTNIPVAMTLLGLGSFPGNHELALGMIGMHGTTYANYAANEADLIIAAGMRFDDRVTGNPQKFIPNAKIIHIDIDPAEIGKNKLIDVPIVGDLKNVLTDLNEKAPKVSHDEWLKQIKKWKKDYSLIYRKTEDDILIPQEILAEINKITKGNVIVATDVGQHQMWAAQFLTFNNPYSILTSGGAGTMGFGLPAAIGAQVANPNKRVLAVVGDGGFQMTFQELMLIKEYNLPVKIFIINNSYLGMVRQWQELFHEKRYSSVDLSYNPDFIKIGEAYGIKSIQLTNKKDLKKHLKKILESDEAVLVECIVEKEENVYPMIPAGKDVSCIVGKRGVLENE; the protein is encoded by the coding sequence ATGGCAAATGAGAAGATGATAAAAGGAGCTAGGATTTTACTTGAATGTTTATCAAGATTAGGTATAAATGAAATTTTTGGTTATCCTGGTGGAGCTGTTATACCTATATACGATGAACTATATAATTTTAAAGAAATTAAACATTATTTTGCAAGACATGAGCAAGGTGCTGTTCATGAAGCTGATGGTTATGCTAGGTCAACTGGTAAAGTTGGTGCTTGCCTTGCAACATCTGGACCCGGAGCTACAAACTTAGTGACAGGAATTATGACTGCCCATATGGACTCTATTCCATTACTTGTAATAACAGGGCAAGTTAGTAGTTCTCTATTGGGTAAAGATGCTTTCCAAGAATCAGATATAGTTGGAATTACAGTACCTATAACAAAAAATAACTATTTGGTTCAAGATATAAAAGACTTGCCTAGAATACTTAAAGAAGCTTACTATATTGCAAGTACAGGAAGACCTGGACCAGTTTTGGTAGATATACCAAGGGATATACAATTACAAGAAATTCCTTATGATGAATTTAATAAAATCTATGAGAATGATTTTACTCTTGAAGGATATAATCCTGTCTATGAAGGGCATAAAGGACAAATAAAAATGGCTATTAAGATGATAAAAGATTCTAAGAAACCTTTAATCATAGCAGGAGCAGGAATTTTAAAGGCACATGCCTATGAAGAATTAAAAGAATTTGTAGAAAAAACTAATATTCCTGTTGCAATGACTTTACTAGGGCTTGGTTCATTCCCAGGAAACCATGAATTAGCACTTGGAATGATAGGTATGCATGGAACAACTTATGCTAATTATGCCGCAAATGAAGCAGATTTAATAATAGCTGCTGGTATGAGATTTGATGATAGAGTTACAGGAAATCCTCAAAAATTTATACCTAATGCTAAGATTATTCATATAGATATAGATCCTGCTGAAATAGGGAAAAATAAATTAATAGATGTTCCAATAGTTGGAGATTTAAAAAATGTTTTAACAGACTTAAATGAAAAAGCACCAAAAGTATCTCATGATGAATGGTTAAAACAAATTAAAAAATGGAAAAAAGACTACTCTTTAATATATAGAAAAACAGAAGATGATATTTTAATTCCACAAGAAATTTTAGCTGAAATAAATAAAATTACAAAAGGAAATGTTATAGTTGCAACAGATGTAGGTCAACATCAAATGTGGGCTGCACAATTTTTAACTTTTAATAATCCTTACTCAATATTAACATCAGGTGGAGCAGGTACTATGGGCTTTGGACTTCCTGCTGCAATAGGAGCACAAGTTGCTAACCCTAATAAAAGAGTTCTTGCTGTTGTTGGAGATGGAGGTTTCCAAATGACTTTCCAAGAATTGATGTTAATTAAAGAATATAATCTTCCTGTTAAGATTTTTATAATCAATAACTCATACTTAGGTATGGTTAGACAGTGGCAAGAATTATTCCATGAAAAAAGATATTCATCAGTTGATTTAAGTTATAATCCAGACTTTATAAAAATTGGTGAGGCTTATGGAATAAAATCTATTCAATTAACAAATAAAAAAGATTTAAAGAAACATTTGAAAAAGATTTTAGAATCTGATGAAGCAGTTTTAGTTGAATGTATAGTTGAAAAAGAAGAAAATGTTTATCCTATGATACCTGCTGGAAAAGATGTAAGCTGTATAGTTGGGAAAAGAGGTGTTTTAGAAAATGAATAG
- the ilvN gene encoding acetolactate synthase small subunit — MNREHHILIITKNTNGIVARIMSLFNRRGYFVKKMSAGVTNKEGYARLTLTVDGDKESLDQIQKQVYKIIDVVKVKIFPEKDVIRRELMLLKVKADEETRSQIVQIANIYRGNILDVSPKSVVIELTGDIEKLRGFVNMMENYGVLEMAKTGVLAMSRGEKM; from the coding sequence ATGAATAGAGAGCATCATATTTTAATAATTACTAAAAATACCAATGGAATTGTTGCAAGAATAATGTCTCTTTTCAACAGAAGAGGATATTTTGTTAAAAAGATGTCTGCTGGTGTAACAAATAAAGAGGGCTATGCAAGACTTACTCTTACAGTTGATGGAGATAAGGAATCTCTGGATCAAATTCAAAAACAAGTTTATAAAATTATAGATGTTGTTAAAGTTAAGATATTCCCTGAAAAAGATGTTATAAGAAGAGAACTTATGCTTTTAAAGGTAAAAGCTGATGAAGAAACAAGATCTCAAATTGTACAAATTGCTAATATATATCGTGGAAACATCCTTGATGTTTCACCAAAATCAGTTGTTATAGAGCTGACTGGAGATATAGAAAAATTAAGAGGTTTTGTTAATATGATGGAAAATTATGGTGTTTTAGAGATGGCAAAGACAGGAGTACTTGCAATGAGCCGTGGAGAAAAAATGTAA
- a CDS encoding 2-isopropylmalate synthase, translating to MKHIKIFDTTLRDGEQTPRVNLNAKEKLRIAKQLESLGVDIIEAGFAAASPGDFSAIQLIAENIKNSTVTSLARAVKSDIEVAAEAIKKAAKPRIHTFIATSPVHREFKLKMSKEEILKSVDEMVRYAKSFVEDIEFSAEDAMRTEKEYLVEVYETAIKAGATTINIPDTVGYRTPNEMFETIKYLKDNIKGIENIDISVHCHNDLGLAVANSIAAIEAGATQIECTINGIGERAGNTSLEEVVMILKTRKDLFDEYTTNIDTKQIYPASKLVSLLTGVTTQPNKAIVGANAFSHESGIHQHGVLANPETYEIMKPETVGRNVDSLVLGKLSGKHAFIDKLNNLGLSGFDDKKIEQLFAEFKNLADRKKYVLDDDIISLVSGDAAEVVKGRLSLEQFEISRKDSKTKAEINILLDGEKEVSASYGSGPVDASYKAINRILNDNFVLEEYKLESITGDTDAQAQVVVIIEKNGKRYIGRAQSTDIVEASIKAYINALNRLYQN from the coding sequence ATGAAACATATAAAAATTTTTGATACTACATTAAGAGATGGTGAACAAACACCTAGGGTTAATCTTAATGCCAAAGAAAAATTGAGAATTGCAAAACAATTAGAATCCTTAGGAGTTGACATTATAGAAGCAGGATTTGCTGCTGCCTCACCTGGAGATTTTAGTGCTATTCAATTAATAGCAGAGAACATTAAAAATTCAACTGTTACAAGTTTAGCAAGAGCAGTTAAAAGTGATATTGAAGTTGCAGCTGAAGCTATAAAAAAAGCTGCTAAACCTAGAATACATACATTTATAGCTACTTCTCCTGTTCATAGAGAATTTAAGTTAAAGATGTCTAAGGAAGAAATTTTAAAATCAGTTGATGAGATGGTTAGATATGCAAAATCTTTTGTAGAAGATATAGAATTTTCAGCAGAAGATGCAATGAGAACTGAAAAAGAATATCTTGTAGAAGTATATGAAACTGCAATAAAAGCAGGAGCTACAACTATAAATATTCCAGATACTGTTGGATATAGAACTCCTAATGAAATGTTTGAAACTATTAAGTATTTAAAAGACAATATTAAAGGTATTGAAAATATTGATATTTCAGTACATTGTCACAATGATTTAGGACTTGCAGTTGCAAATTCAATAGCAGCTATTGAGGCAGGAGCAACTCAAATAGAATGTACTATCAATGGAATAGGAGAAAGAGCAGGAAACACTTCTCTTGAAGAAGTTGTTATGATTTTGAAAACTAGAAAAGATTTATTTGATGAATACACAACAAATATAGATACAAAACAAATATATCCAGCAAGTAAATTAGTTAGTCTATTAACAGGGGTTACAACTCAACCAAATAAGGCTATTGTTGGAGCTAATGCCTTTTCTCATGAATCAGGAATACATCAACATGGAGTTTTAGCTAATCCAGAAACTTATGAAATTATGAAACCTGAAACAGTAGGTAGAAATGTTGATAGCCTTGTACTTGGAAAATTATCAGGAAAACATGCTTTTATTGATAAATTAAATAATCTTGGTTTAAGTGGTTTTGATGATAAAAAGATAGAGCAACTTTTTGCAGAATTTAAAAATCTAGCTGATAGAAAAAAATATGTTTTAGATGATGATATTATTTCCTTAGTAAGTGGCGATGCAGCAGAAGTTGTAAAAGGTAGACTTTCTCTGGAACAATTTGAAATAAGCAGAAAAGATTCTAAAACTAAGGCAGAAATAAATATTTTACTAGATGGAGAAAAAGAGGTTTCAGCCTCTTATGGTAGCGGACCAGTTGATGCCTCTTATAAGGCAATCAATAGAATTTTAAATGATAATTTTGTTTTAGAAGAATATAAACTTGAATCGATAACAGGTGATACTGATGCACAGGCACAGGTTGTTGTTATAATTGAAAAGAATGGAAAAAGATACATTGGTAGAGCACAAAGTACAGATATAGTTGAAGCTAGTATCAAAGCCTATATAAATGCACTTAATAGACTTTATCAAAATTAA